One stretch of Anas acuta chromosome W, bAnaAcu1.1, whole genome shotgun sequence DNA includes these proteins:
- the LOC137847540 gene encoding olfactory receptor 14C36-like, which yields MSNSSSITEFLLLPFADTRELQLLHFALFLGIYLAALLGNGLILTAVACDHRLHTSMYFFLLNLALLDLGCISTTLPKAMANSLWDTRAISYAGCAAQVFLYPFLISAEFSILTIMSYDRYVAICKPLHYGTLLSSRACAQMAAAAWGSGVLYALLHTANTFSLPLCQGNAVDQFFCEIPQILKISCSHSYFRKVWVLLVGFSLASGCFFFIMLSYVQIFRAVLRMPSEHSRHKAFSMCIPHLFVVSLFLSTAMFAYLKPPSISSPSLNVLVAVLYSVIPPAVNPLIYSMRNQELKVAVRRAISQMFLKNDYFPFFLQK from the coding sequence atgtccaacagcagctccatcaccgagttcctcctcctgccatttgcagacacacgcgagctgcagctcctgcacttcgcgctcttcctgggcatctacctggctgccctcctgggcaacggcctcatcctcaccgctGTAGCCTgtgaccaccgcctccacacctccatgtacttcttcctcctcaacctcgccctcctcgacctgggctgcatttCCACCACTCTacccaaagccatggccaattccctctgggacaccagggccatttcctatgcaggatgtgctgcacaggtctttcttTATCCCTTCCTGATATCAGCAGAGTTTTCAATTCTCACCATCATgtcctatgaccgctacgttgccatctgcaagcccctgcactacgggaccctcctgagcagcagagcttgtgcccagatggcagcagctgcctggggcagtggggttctttatgctctgctgcacactgccaatacattttccctgcctctctgccaaggcaatgctgtggaccagttcttctgtgaaatcccccagatcctcaaaaTCTCTTGCTCACACTCCTACTTCAGGAAAGTTTGGGTTCTTCTGGTTGGTTTCTCTTTAGCATccgggtgtttttttttcatcatgctttcctatgtgcagatcttcagggccgTGCTGAGGATGCCTTCTGAGCATagccggcacaaagccttctcCATGTGCATCCCCCACCTGTTTGTGGTCTCCCTTTTTCTCAGTACtgccatgtttgcctacctgaagcctccctccatctcctccccatccttgAATGTGttggtggcagttctgtactcagtgattcctccagcagtgaaccctctaatctacagcatgaggaaccaggagctcaaggttGCTGTTAGGAGAGCAATTTCACAGATGTTTCTTAAGAatgattattttcccttctttctccagaAATGA
- the LOC137846812 gene encoding olfactory receptor 14A16-like yields the protein MSLKVKRHQMSNSSSITEFLLLPFADTRELQLLHFVLFLGIYLAALLGNGLILTAVACHHRLHTPMYFFLLNLALLDLGCISTTVPKAMANSLHDTRAISYAGCAAQVFLFLFFLSADYSLLTIMSYDRYVAICKPLHYGTLLGSRACAQMAAAAWGSGVLYALLVTANTFSLPLGRSNVVDQFFCEIPQILKLSCSNSYLRNVWVLMIGAFLASMCFFFIFFSYVQVFRAVLRMPSEQGRHKAFSTCLPHLFVVSLFVITGLFAYMKPFSASFPARDLMVSFLYSVMPPALNPLIYSMRNQELKGAIRKMISGMFLKSDKLPLFLHK from the coding sequence atGAGCCTCAAGGTCAAGAGACAtcaaatgtccaacagcagctccatcaccgagttcctcctcctgccatttgcagacacacgggagctgcagctcctgcactttgtgctcttcctgggcatctacctggctgccctcctgggcaacggcctcatcctcaccgctgtagcctgccaccaccgcctccacacccccatgtacttcttcctcctcaacctcgccctcctcgacctgggctgcatctccaccactgtccccaaagccatggccaattcccttCATGATACCAGGGCCATTTCCTATGCAGGATGTGCTgcccaggtctttctctttctattcttcctctctgcagactattcccttctcaccatcatgtcctatgaccgctacgttgccatctgcaagcccctgcactacgggaccctcctgggcagcagagcttgtgcccagatggcagcagctgcctggggcagtggggttctCTATGCTCTGCTGGtcactgccaatacattttcactgCCACTGGGCCGAAGCAATGttgtggaccagttcttctgtgaaatcccccagatcctcaagctctcctgctcaaaTTCCTACCTCAGGAATGTTTGGGTACTTATGATTGGTGCTTTTTTAGCatccatgtgcttttttttcatttttttttcctacgtGCAGGTCTTCAGGGCTGtactgaggatgccctctgagcagggccggcacaaagccttctccacgtgcctccctcacctgttTGTGGTCTCTCTGTTTGTCATCACTGGACTTTTTGCCTACATGAAGCCCTTCTCAGCCTCCTTTCCAGCCCGGGACCTGatggtgtcatttctgtactcagtgatgcctccagcactgaaccccctcatctacagcatgaggaaccaggagctcaagggtGCCATTAGGAAAATGATTTCAGgaatgtttctgaaaagtgaTAAATTACCCCTCTTTCTCCACAAATGA